Genomic DNA from Naumovozyma dairenensis CBS 421 chromosome 11, complete genome:
CGCTAGATCGCCTACttctttattcaatatttcatcCAAGACCGGAATTAAAGATTGTGATGgctcttcttttcttccattttcATCGTCGTTCTCTACAGCTTCATTGTTCGCCAAAGGAGAGTTTGTAGTACTTCTTTTGTTTGTAGAACGATCTTTCCTATTTGTATGGCATTTGCAAGGATTACCGCTCATACAGCCACAGTCAATAGCTGAATCCTTTTCAATCTTGTTCTTGTCTCCTGgctttgatttctttgattttccACACGAACAACTGCCAGATGGGTTGACATTGCTTATTCTCCTGATTTCCTTACAATGTGAACAATTTGTGGAAGGCCTACCCTTGGGCCTTAATTTTGTAAGTCTTCTATCAGTATGGTTGCATGTACTCGCTCTATGACCTCTTATACATAAATCACAGGCATATTTGTCTCCGTCTAGCAGAATCATATTAGAGTGTTATAGTTAGGGTTAGTGTCTTGACAGCGGTAGAGTGCAAAACTGAATGACGTTTGAAAGGATGCCTTGTTTTGTTATTCACCAATCCATGATGTTTTTTTATGtcatattttgtttcattcTTCTCATCATCTTTGATCGACACtgttaatattattggCCTTTGAGTTAATTTTGCTGGTGATATATATTGTCCCTAAAACAGCGGCGCTACCATAGGTAATGTTAAAACCAGCCCTACTATAATATAGAGGGTTATCAAGAAAACCCTTACTGTATATTACTGTTTCTCTATTGTACCCTAATCTTGAATTAATcttggaaaaataataaaatagaataGAATATAAGATATCAATCTGGTATTAAAACAAATCATTAGAGTTGTTAATCCTTATTCTTGTTATTCGTTTATTCCTCTAATAGGCAAGAATTGGCTCTTTGCTTGCTGTTCAACTCATGTCAAATTTAATAAGACCAAAAATTAGAATTCCACAGAGAACTTTGGGTCAaccaaatttcaatttcaatgaacTATGGGAGAAGATTACTTATGCCATAGATAAAATCTATGAAAGGGACACTCATGATCTTTCATTCGAGGTATTATACCAGTCCGTATACATCATTGTACTGAATCGAAAATCAAAGGACTTATACGATAAACTGACTGAATACATAACTTTGAAGATTAAATCGTCATTTCAATGTGAAGAATGGTCAGCATCATCTGATAATGATGGTAGCgtatttttatcattcatATCGAATCTTTGGACTGAGCAATGTAGATGCTTCAAACTTGTTAGTGATATCATGCTTTATTTGGATAAGATTTATTGCAAACCGAATAGAATATTGAGTGTGTATGATCAATGTCTAGAACTTTTCAAGCTTCACATACTAATCCCCAATTCAGATACGCTAAATAGGGCAATGTTATCAACAATTAATAGCTCGAGGGAAAGTAATACCGAAGTGAGTCCATTGGCGTCTATCTGGTCCTCCATTGTTGCAATGATGCAAACAGTAATGGCAGAGGGTAAATATACCTATTTTGATACATATTTCGAACCATTTCTTTTAAAGGAAACTGAAGAATTTTACCAAAACCTTATTGACGTGGATCAATTTTCACCGTTAGATTGTTTAGAAATGGTgaaatcattgaaagaGTCTGAATACAAGAGAGATTTAACATTTCTTGATACAGATTCCACatcaaaaattacaagCGTCCTTGAAGAAGTACTAATATGGGACAAAATTGGtaaaatcattatcgtGCTAACACACCAAGCTTTGaagaatgatgatataCACTTGTTACAAGAATTGTTTGATCTTTCATTAGATACAAATTATAAAAACAATGTTCTTACCTCCGTCAAGAGTTATATCTTCGAAGATTTAAGCGCTATTCATTACAACGAATcattaagaaagaaatcattGATGGCAATAAGTTGGgtaaattcaattttacaGAAGtatgattattatgaaaCATTACTGAAAACTATTGATTTTGGAATTACAACTACTCAATcggaagaagaaaatgggAATAAGGATGTCGATCCAcatgatttaaataaaaatatcttaGATGAGcaattttcattatatctAAGTAAATCAGGTAAACAATCTGCGGAATCAGTATGCTTTTATATAGACACGAAATTAAAATCAACTAGTGACAGATCGAAAATCAGCAATGCAAAGAAAGATGTCGATAACTGTGTGAAATTGTTTAAATTGTTATCTGAGAAGGATATATTTGAGAATGTTTATAGACAGCAATTATCAAGGAGATTACTTCATcaaaaatcatcaatagAACTTGAGAGATGGTGCGTTAGGAAAGTAAAGGAGGAGATGGGTGTATTTTTTACGTCCAAATTGGATGGTATGTTAAGAGATATGTCAAAATCGATGGAATTGTCTAAAGCCTTTGCCGCAGGTTACAGTGATACTTTAGGAGATATAAATTTCGTGCCACAAATTCTTACGATAACTTCCTGGCCATTCCAAAACTTTACCGATGAAGAGCTTGCTAAGAATGAAGTTATTTTGCCATCGAAGTTAGAACAAATAAAGTTAGATTTCGAATTGTTTtatcaaaagaaatacaATGAGAGAAACTTGAAATGGGCAAATCCCTTAAGTTTGGTTGAAATTGGTCATCAATTCAACAAGACTTATCATGAATTATCTATGTCCATGATAACGGctgtaatatttttattattcgaAGAGCATTCTCAATTGACCATTGAAATGATTGAAGAGAAGACCAATATTACACGAGATGAATTACTTCGTCAGTTACTATCGATGGTATTGTCACCCAAATCGAGAATATTGAGCAAGAAGCCAATGTCAAAATCCATCTCATCATCTGATATATTCTCAATAAACGAGTCTTTCTCAGCTCCTACGTTGAAAGTGAAAGTATTGACTGCTTCTGCCGTGGTACCAAATCCCACGGGTACATCAACTCCCATGGGCACCAGAATAAGTGATATTTCCGAAGATTCAATGACCAGCAATGGGTTAAGCATTAAAAGAGAGAGGTTAGTTCAAATCAATGCATCAATAGTTCGAATGCTGAAACCTGAACGTACGTTAACTcgtaataaattatttgagAAAGTGAAATCCAATCTTAAGGATAGATTCACACTAATTCAAGAGGATTTCACTACAAGCGTAAATGATTTGATAGAGAGAGAGTATTTGCAACGTGATATAGAAGATTCATCTATCCTGCATTACATCACCTAGAAAGATATGTCCCGTACGAGacactatatatatatatatagcaCGATAGATTACATATGTAAGTATGCAAAGCCACCATTTTCTTAATCTATTGGTGCGTATTTCAACTGATCTCACTTATCCCTTTGTTCTCTGTTCTCTGTTCTCTGTTCTCTGTTCTCTGTTCTTTGTC
This window encodes:
- the CUL3 gene encoding cullin CUL3 (similar to Saccharomyces cerevisiae CUL3 (YGR003W); ancestral locus Anc_4.138), which encodes MSNLIRPKIRIPQRTLGQPNFNFNELWEKITYAIDKIYERDTHDLSFEVLYQSVYIIVLNRKSKDLYDKLTEYITLKIKSSFQCEEWSASSDNDGSVFLSFISNLWTEQCRCFKLVSDIMLYLDKIYCKPNRILSVYDQCLELFKLHILIPNSDTLNRAMLSTINSSRESNTEVSPLASIWSSIVAMMQTVMAEGKYTYFDTYFEPFLLKETEEFYQNLIDVDQFSPLDCLEMVKSLKESEYKRDLTFLDTDSTSKITSVLEEVLIWDKIGKIIIVLTHQALKNDDIHLLQELFDLSLDTNYKNNVLTSVKSYIFEDLSAIHYNESLRKKSLMAISWVNSILQKYDYYETLLKTIDFGITTTQSEEENGNKDVDPHDLNKNILDEQFSLYLSKSGKQSAESVCFYIDTKLKSTSDRSKISNAKKDVDNCVKLFKLLSEKDIFENVYRQQLSRRLLHQKSSIELERWCVRKVKEEMGVFFTSKLDGMLRDMSKSMELSKAFAAGYSDTLGDINFVPQILTITSWPFQNFTDEELAKNEVILPSKLEQIKLDFELFYQKKYNERNLKWANPLSLVEIGHQFNKTYHELSMSMITAVIFLLFEEHSQLTIEMIEEKTNITRDELLRQLLSMVLSPKSRILSKKPMSKSISSSDIFSINESFSAPTLKVKVLTASAVVPNPTGTSTPMGTRISDISEDSMTSNGLSIKRERLVQINASIVRMLKPERTLTRNKLFEKVKSNLKDRFTLIQEDFTTSVNDLIEREYLQRDIEDSSILHYIT
- the CUP2 gene encoding Cup2p (similar to Saccharomyces cerevisiae CUP2 (YGL166W) and HAA1 (YPR008W); ancestral locus Anc_8.106); its protein translation is MILLDGDKYACDLCIRGHRASTCNHTDRRLTKLRPKGRPSTNCSHCKEIRRISNVNPSGSCSCGKSKKSKPGDKNKIEKDSAIDCGCMSGNPCKCHTNRKDRSTNKRSTTNSPLANNEAVENDDENGRKEEPSQSLIPVLDEILNKEVGDLAVPPELQTTNEITKNEPDLNIHDYPNGRCLSNIQDNDILSPIDEFIADSNLPNTIDPAFLDTGTDGLQLPSLSQPTLAPSTHGSLGVLLDDFYITEPISEFLQDSSKDSNSVFPVHTEKKGFSEKNSNDNHYQRMANPNIMKE